The Alnus glutinosa chromosome 7, dhAlnGlut1.1, whole genome shotgun sequence genome includes a region encoding these proteins:
- the LOC133874281 gene encoding uncharacterized protein LOC133874281 — MARQEWEAWGELGGKVVMVTGASSGLGSDFCLDLAKAGCRIVATARRVDRLVSLCHHINHLPLSSSSSSSASELRSPRAVAVELDVCADATTIEKSVYKAWDAFGHIDALVNNAGVRGNVRSALELSEEEWNQIVKTNLTGAWLVSKYVCIRMRDAERGGSIINISSVAGLNRGYLPGATAYTSSKAGLNALTKVMAVELGVYKIRVNSISPGIFKSEITQALLQKDWLHNVVEKIVPLRTHGTTDPALTSLVRYLIHDSSEYVSGNIFIVDAGATLPGVPIFSSL; from the exons ATGGCGAGACAAGAGTGGGAGGCGTGGGGGGAGCTTGGGGGGAAAGTGGTGATGGTGACGGGGGCGTCCTCGGGGCTCGGCAGCGACTTCTGTCTCGACCTAGCCAAGGCCGGTTGCAGAATCGTCGCCACCGCTCGCCGGGTGGACCGCCTTGTCTCCCTCTGCCACCATATCAATCACCTCcctctatcttcttcttcttcttcttcggcgTCCGAGCTCAGAAGCCCCCGAGCTGTGGCTGTGGAGCTGGACGTGTGTGCCGATGCTACCACCATCGAGAAGTCCGTATACAAGGCTTGGGACGCGTTTGGGCATATTGACGCGTTGGTCAACAACGCAGGAGTtagag GTAATGTGAGATCTGCATTGGAATTGTCTGAGGAGGAATGGAACCAGATTGTCAAAACAAACTTAACAGGAGCCTGGTTGGTATCAAAATACGTCTGCATACGCATGCGTGATGCGGAGCGGGGAGGATCAATCATCAATATATCTTCTGTTGCTGGCCTTAACCGAGGTTATTTGCCTGGAGCTACAGCCTATACTTCTTCAAAGGCAGGCCTAAACGCCTTGACAAAG GTCATGGCCGTGGAATTGGGAGTATACAAAATCAGAGTGAATTCGATATCACCTGGGATTTTCAAATCTGAGATTACTCAGGCTCTTTTGCAAAAAGATTGGCTGCATAACGTGGTCGAGAAAATTGTCCCTTTAAGAACCCATGGCACAACAGATCCAGCATTAACATCACTTGTTCGATACTTGATACACGACTCTTCTGAATATGTCTCGGGCAACATTTTCATTGTTGATGCAGGTGCCACGTTACCAGGTGTCcccattttctcttctctttga